In Candidatus Bipolaricaulota bacterium, one DNA window encodes the following:
- a CDS encoding thiamine-phosphate kinase, with protein GEAARPVRRRGARVGDAVCVTGDLGRTQAALRLYAAGDLAAADELFAFSPRVEWGLRLAPYATSMIDISDGLAHSLHLLAQESGVGFEIDEPLLPVSTAATQGIPRAELREAILFGGEDYELLFTVPKEAIAAIPPTVRFSVIGNVTEAGVRANGHALPDTGYEH; from the coding sequence TCGGGGAAGCGGCGCGGCCGGTCCGACGGCGCGGAGCCCGGGTCGGGGACGCAGTATGTGTCACCGGCGATCTCGGCCGCACCCAGGCCGCCCTGCGGCTGTACGCCGCCGGTGACCTCGCAGCGGCCGACGAGCTATTCGCGTTCTCCCCCCGGGTCGAGTGGGGGCTCCGCCTCGCTCCGTACGCCACCAGTATGATCGATATCTCCGACGGCCTCGCCCACAGCCTCCACCTCCTGGCACAGGAGAGCGGGGTCGGGTTCGAGATCGACGAGCCCCTCCTCCCGGTGTCCACAGCGGCGACACAAGGGATCCCCCGTGCCGAACTGAGGGAGGCAATCCTGTTCGGGGGGGAGGACTACGAACTCCTGTTCACTGTCCCCAAGGAAGCGATCGCTGCTATTCCACCTACGGTTCGCTTCTCCGTGATCGGGAATGTGACGGAGGCAGGCGTACGCGCAAACGGGCACGCGCTCCCCGACACCGGATACGAGCATTAG
- a CDS encoding thiamine ABC transporter substrate-binding protein: MKRRLFALLLVGLLVLGAVAQGKETLVVYTYDSFVSWGPAARIETEFEAQYGCDLQFVAAGGAKATLSRLLAEREAGETPADLFMGELNDLPRITAYDLFLPVDPAGIPNLKAVPDEYSSLLAVGLVPYEYGYITLTYDSNRMDPDDLPPDLASLTAPQYADKLVCEDPRTSSTGFSFLLWTIAEFGEDGYLDFWRRLDPSILTVTQGWSAAWSLLTHGEAPLMVSYSTDTAYAALSGDELRYRAYAPGGEGYRTVYGIGIVNGTHHRELAEAFIDFLLSPKVQGLLPGTEVMFPINPDAPIPPEFAEYAIVPTHPLFLPLAEVGEKAEGWLDAWARVMTRR, encoded by the coding sequence ATGAAACGCAGACTGTTTGCGCTCCTGCTGGTCGGATTGCTGGTGCTCGGGGCGGTCGCCCAGGGGAAGGAGACCCTCGTGGTCTACACCTATGACAGCTTCGTCTCCTGGGGGCCGGCCGCGCGGATCGAAACGGAGTTCGAGGCGCAATACGGCTGTGACCTTCAATTCGTCGCCGCCGGTGGGGCGAAGGCCACCTTGTCCCGCCTCCTCGCGGAGCGGGAAGCCGGAGAAACCCCAGCCGACCTGTTCATGGGGGAGCTGAACGACCTCCCCCGCATAACCGCTTACGACCTGTTCCTTCCGGTCGATCCGGCCGGGATCCCCAACCTGAAGGCGGTTCCGGACGAGTATTCCTCCCTTCTCGCCGTCGGGCTCGTTCCGTACGAATACGGCTACATCACCCTCACCTATGACTCCAACCGCATGGATCCGGACGATCTTCCCCCTGACCTCGCATCCCTGACCGCTCCGCAATACGCCGACAAGCTCGTGTGCGAGGACCCGCGCACCTCTTCGACCGGGTTCTCGTTCCTCCTGTGGACGATCGCGGAGTTCGGGGAGGACGGATACCTCGATTTCTGGCGGCGGCTCGATCCGTCGATACTGACCGTAACCCAGGGATGGAGCGCCGCGTGGAGCCTCCTCACCCACGGGGAGGCGCCGCTCATGGTGAGCTACTCCACCGACACCGCATACGCCGCGCTGTCCGGAGATGAGCTCCGCTACCGCGCCTACGCCCCGGGCGGGGAGGGATATCGGACGGTGTACGGGATCGGGATCGTAAACGGGACGCATCACCGCGAGTTGGCGGAGGCGTTCATCGACTTTCTCCTCTCCCCCAAGGTGCAGGGGCTCCTCCCAGGGACCGAGGTGATGTTCCCGATCAACCCGGATGCCCCGATCCCGCCGGAGTTCGCGGAATACGCGATCGTTCCGACCCACCCGCTCTTCCTCCCTCTGGCCGAAGTGGGGGAGAAGGCGGAGGGATGGCTCGACGCGTGGGCGCGGGTGATGACGCGACGGTGA